A stretch of the Oncorhynchus mykiss isolate Arlee chromosome 23, USDA_OmykA_1.1, whole genome shotgun sequence genome encodes the following:
- the myoz1a gene encoding myozenin-1 isoform X1, giving the protein MPHGRPAPPNKRKKPSKIITDLSHVTQDEFDPEASEFDLGMKIKTPKDTMLEELNLFTNKGSKMFKMRQKRVEKFIYENNPDLFGSESMENFQKLVPSLGGTMMLDASGHMVDKQSGPPAPPPKPGKDGHGHGNEHGHDHEHGHEHGNEHGRHGYQGHVHHDDVAPGEHGHGSHGVEVALDKAKKRHDYVPSYISPWEKAMKGNQELTSSMRYHMPVPHAHLDLPKYKSFNRSATPFGGFDKASQLMTFQLPDTHEVAHEEPEPAVVYQHDIGSRPSFNRTPIGWVGSSEPSSIHMELDALPFDGETDDL; this is encoded by the exons AGTTTGATCCTGAGGCGTCAGAGTTTGACCTGGGGATGAAGATCAAGACTCCCAAGGACACCATGCTGGAGGAGCTGAACCTCTTCACCAACAAGGGCTCCAAGATGTTCAAGATGAGGCAGAAACGTGTGGAGAAGTTCATATATGAGAACAACCCTGACCTCTTCGGCAGTGAGTCTATG GAGAACTTCCAGAAGTTGGTCCCCAGCCTGGGTGGTACAATGATGTTGGATGCTAGTGGCCACATGGTGGACAAGCAATCAGGCCCTCCTGCACCCCCTCCCAAACCAGGCAAAGATGGGCATGGTCATGGTAATGAACATGGTCATGATCATGAGCATGGACATGAGCATGGTAATGAGCATGGGCGCCATGGATACCAGGGACATGTACATCATGATGATGTTGCTCCAGGAGAACATGGTCATG GTAGTCATGGAGTAGAGGTTGCCTTAGACAAAGCCAAGAAAAGGCATGATTATGTTCCCTCATACATATCACCGTGGGAAAAGGCCATGAAGGGCAACCAGGAGCTGACATCCAGCATGAGATATCATATGCCAGTCCCCCATGCCCACCTTGATTTGCCCAAGTACAAGTCTTTCAACAG GAGTGCTACACCATTTGGGGGCTTTGATAAAGCCTCTCAGCTCATGACCTTCCAACTGCCAGACACCCATGAGGTGGCCCATGAGGAGCCTGAACCAGCTGTGGTATACCAGCATGACATTGGCTCTCGACCCTCCTTCAACCGTACTCCTATAGGCTGGGTGGGAAGCAGTGAGCCCAGCAGCATCCACATGGAGTTGGATGCCCTGCCCTTCGATGGGGAGACTGACGACCTGTGA